The following nucleotide sequence is from Triticum dicoccoides isolate Atlit2015 ecotype Zavitan chromosome 7B, WEW_v2.0, whole genome shotgun sequence.
ccgcgaaacggaatatatagagttggaattgaggccggtggagcatcagggggcccacgagacagggggcacgccccctaccctcgtggacagggtgtggcccctctggccttgattctttcaccagtattttttatattttccaaaagttatctccgtggattttcaggtcattccgagaacttttgttttctgtacaataaacaacaccatggcagttctgctgaaaacagcatcagtccgggttagtttcattcaaatcatgcaagttagagtccaaaacaagggcaaaagtgtttggaaaagtagatacgttggagacgtatcaatccttgCCTGTATTATTTGCCTCCTCAGTCCGGGCTCCCGCCACAGGTGCCACTATTGGTGCCTCTAGAATCACTACCCCCAGTTACCTCACATTGTTGCCTGCTCACATGCCGATGGGGCCACCTCATGTGCCTCCAGATATGCACTGAACCCTCGACGGGACTCTTGTGGCATCAACGTCGGGAGAAAAATAGTCACACACGCTTGCCTAAGAGACAATTGAAAAGGAAGATGGGGGAAACATTGATGTCGCATTGAACATCTCGCATCGTCGGCTGTGGATACATCGATTGCAGTGCAATTTCTATTGGCTTTGCTGTCGGCGTTAGCAGTAGGGAGAATGGCTCGAAGAGGCCAGTCTTGGGTGAGGGAAAAGGGCCAAACAAGCAGGGAGCGGGGTCATACGAGGCACCCAAATCGAGCAACTCTAGAAGTGTGCATGCATGCAAAAAAATCGGGTGAGAGGCATTGATGGGAGGATAGGGGTGACTACATGAAAGTGCACGATCGAGAGTAATAATTGGATAGTATCCTAAGTTAGTATCACGCATATGATACTAGTCTATCATACTAACTCcacaatgcatagtatcataagttggtATCAAAGAATAACTTATTTACTACTTGGTTGACTTATACTTAGTATCTCATTTGTTATGATACGGTACCATGGTATGATACTAATACCATCTCTTCATTGTATATTGTCTCATATCATTCATATGACTAGTTGGCATTGCATACGGATGCATGCTACTATTCTGTGACACCTCCCTCTCAGAGGTCTTAGGATTGGCTTGGGATTTTCATAAGTTATCTAAAGTTGGTTTTCATGATGGTGATGTGACTTACTGCTTGATTTTTTTTCCCGATAAAGGGTATTGTTATTAACATAGCATTAAGGGGATACTTGGCATAATAAGCACATACCCGAACTCTGCACTACTAGAGTGCACACATGCCAATTTGAATGCGCACACACACCACAGCAAGAAGCAAAGTCATGAGAGTCCAAAATTACTAAGCATAAGGCGTAGACGGTGGGGGGCATGTCCGATGTCCTGATTGCATCCAATCCAGCACAATCGCATATCCTGATGCTTCCAAGTCTTAGTTATGTGTGGGTTTTGGCCTCATGTCATGATGATACATAGCAATGGGTAAGCTCTATTCCTTGCTTGGCTTGGGTACCCAAGATTTCTTCCTTGTGAATTATGATCATGTTCCATGTGTTCTCACGCTTAAATAGGACCACTTGATATCATGTGGTGCAACTACAAAGTGGTTGGATGCTTATATGTAATTCAATGTTGGCCACAGAGAGCACATGAACATTCATATACGTTCGGAGCGTCCCCTCCATCAATGAAGCAGCTCTATAGTAGACGCGTTGATCTATCAATTCAGTTCATAGCGCAACTTCTTTATATAGCGACATTTTGAGAAAGCCTTTGCAACCGTCGTCTGTTTACTGAAGAAATAAACATCCCTAAGCAACCAGAATCTCTCTCTCTTTTCAAGTGAGCAACCAGAATCTTTGAAACGCAATCACATATGGACCAAAAGTTATTCGACGATCTTTTGGTGAAAGTCTTACCTAATTCACACTTGGAGTAAAAGACGCTGATCTTACCGTTTGAGAGTTTATGGGCTAAAGTGAACCAACCTGCCAGGTTAGGAAACCCGGGTACATTCTACTCATACTGATATTTCTTGAGACTCGGAATATTTCCCTTAAAAATATTACCGTTTGATCCTTTGCATATGGCCACAAGACAAGTGAGCAGAAATAAGGTGGCACCCCGTTATGTAGAGCAAATTATTGCTCAAGATTATATTTCAACCCGAAAAATTGAGAAAGTACTCCCTGCTTACAAAAATTGCAAAATGGAATTGATCTACAGATCATCTGCAGTGCTTAGCCAAATTATCAAACTTTATCGAGCCTTACCAATACCACCAGTTCTGGCAAATGTTTGCGTGTGACAAGTATCATTTCTCGGCCCCCTCTAAGTTTCTGCAGGGCAAACAGTTTCAGGGTATAACTTATTGAGGTTCTAAAACAACCTAAACACCAAAGTCATGCACAAAAATGCTATATTACCTACAGCTCAACGACCAATATACAAAATCGACGACGATAATGACAGCAACggataaaaatgccaaaacaaagatCAACACAATAGAATAGACCGTAGAGAAAACTATGCACACTTCTGATCTGCACTTCTGGCCAACGGTTTCCTGCTTCAACAATCCTCTCTACCTCTTTCGTTAGGAtatacaaatatatatatatacacaacacacacacacgacATATGAACAACAGAGCGTGGCGGTGACTTCGTATCGTATCAGACCTGGCACACCATCCCTACCTCGAGGGTCGAGGCATGAGGTATGTTAGCTGCCGTGGCAGAACCTCGGCTGTTCCTTCTCAGGAACTCGTAGATGCAGTTTATCGCGATCTTCTTCACCAGGCCAGACCCGCTTTTCGCCTTCATGTGCGCGCGCCCCGTGATGAAGGACATGCCTGCCTCTCTAGCATCTGTCAGCTCCTGCAGCTCGCTGCGGACCTCGCTGTCGATCTGCGCGTCCTTCGGGAGCGCGAACCTCACCCTCTTTGCCTTCGGTCCTACCGCGTTCTGGTACGTCTCCTTGCCCGTGGACAGTATCGACGTGTCCGATCCATTGATCTCACTGTCATCGTCCTCCTGAAACGGTAGGCCTTTAGTGATGGAAGACAGCCTCTCAGAGGTATGGTCTGTGGCACCGTCCAGTAAGCCGTTTTGGTCGTCGGAGTCGCCGCAGCGGATGAACTCTGCAATGCTGCACACTAGGTCCTTCTCAAACTCTATGTCGTCCTTCGGCACGTCGCGGTATCCGTATCGGACAACCACCCTGTATAGACGGTACTGTTTTGGGCCGACGCGGCCGACCCAAAATCGCTCCTCAGGTCGGATGTGTGGTATAGGCACTGATTTAATGCATAGAAAGACCAGAACCTGGTGAAAGATATAATCATTTAGCAGAGTGTATTGGGGAAGGCATAAAGAATAGAGATTGGTGTGTATTCTGAAAACAAAAATGTAGAAGTTGATGAAGGTACCTGGTGAAATGCAGGTAGATTGGTGACAAAGTGAGAGAAAATGGCTGGAATCCCAGACATAAGCTCTGTATGTATCAGACCAATCCCTCGGACGCGAACAATCCCCAAGGAAGGGCCGAGATTCAAGAGCCAACTTATAGAGACCTTGTTTTCGACATCAAACTCATACTTCTTTATGGTACCATAATGCCACACGCACATAATTATCATGAAAAATAACGAGAGCATAATGGGTACCCAAGCCCCTTCGCGAAATTTCACAAGGGATGCTGAGAAGTAAAGAACCTCAATTGCACCAAAGAATAGAAGGAACACGAGAGAAAACACTATGCTCTTGTTCCAGCAAAGAACAATAACCAGTGACATCAAACAAGTAGTGACCAGCATTACAGTTATGATCGCCAGACCTGTACCAAGAAAAGCACATAAGTTAGGCACCTAAAGTTGACCGTAAGTTTATATACAAAAAAATTAAGATAAACAGAAGTTTACGGTGACAAGAAAATATGTTGTATTCTCCTGAACTGAAATTATATACATATCTAACTGTGCTCTTTACCTTGTGCATTTGTCAAGTGCTTTGTATCTCTGAAGCCTATAGTAACAGCCAGGCATAGTATCATCAAGATCCAATTGATCTCTGGTATGTATATCTGACCATGTACTGTAGAGGATGTATGCACAATCTTCACCTTTGGGAAGCAACTTAAGGAACAACACTGTTTGATAATTGAGAATGTGCCAGTAATAACTGCTTGACTCCCAATAACGGCTGCGAGAATTGCAATCACCAGAACAGGCCATCTGATTTTTTCTAGAAAGAGATTATTACATAAGTAGATATTAAAAGGGGGTACTTGTTATACAGTTATACTCACTTCAGTGTTTACCAATGAGGGTGaaaatgaaaacataaatagtacctGGGACTGATACGTAAAATCCAATATGATTAATATTCTCAAAATTGTGATGCCTTGAAATGTAAGCAGCTTGTCCCATATATGCCAATATCAGAGCTGGGTACACTAAAGATGTGAAAGCTATCTGTTGGAAGTAAAGCATAGGGGTAAGGGATTCTGGACTCCACACAAAAAAGTACTTATGGTGAAGGTCACCAGAGGAAGGATGATGGTAGCGCATATTAATTCCTAAGAACTAGTTTTTTATTTATCATGTGGCTTTTGAAGCATTCCaaattgagacatcctacaaaatgctATTGATATAGGTATTACCAGAGCATCTGTGTTAACATAGAGAATTGGGGCTTAAAGGATGGAAAACAATAGACATTTTGATATTACTATTCCTAAGTGTAGTTAAAAGTGAACATCATCAAATAGTTTACTCAATGACATTAAGTAATCaatcattatattgtgttggctcTAAGTTTCATTGCCCCCCTCAAGTACAATTGACACAAAGCAGAGCTTAGTCAAGTGAGCAACTTCTCTCAGCACGGCTGCTACTAGCTTAATAAACACCGCAAAGTAGCTATATTGCTTGTACAATGATTAGGCAGAGTACATGGGAGTACTTCCTTCATAACAAAACGGGGCAATATCCGTTGTCATCGATTAACACAGCAACTAAATCAGCACATGTTACATAGTCTGAGAAAGTTAAACTCAAGCTGCCCCATCTAAATTCCCGTAATCAACTACCGCTATACTCATTGACCCCTTCAATGAAATGGAAGTTCAAATTCAGTTAATACATTCTTTTTGCTTGAACAGTGTTATCCAATTCCCTTATTTATTATCTGCATTTTTTGAAGTTCAAGTCCTAACATAAGTATTTGGTTTTCATATATTGCAGAACTGTATCATATAAGAACTTTGATTATTCGCTTAACTATACCACGCAGCGCCTCTTATTTCAACAATGTGGCTTTTGTAATCTTTGTAAAAATGGTAGACATTAATGCACATGCTCCGAGCATACAATTAAAAGTCACTAATTCTAAGGCAAAGGGATGGTAATTCATGCCATGTGGCAAAACAAATATCCGCACACTCATCACGTACCTTGATTGAAGACTGAGAGAAATGTCCAAGGTCTGCATACATAGCTTCAGAACCTAATAGTTCGAACAGATATACATGTGgtcaacttatcatcatcatccaTTTAAAGTAGCGGAGTCAAATGGCACATAACAGCTATTCGGTCCTTACCCGTTACGCATAGAAGGATCCCACCCAGCGACATCCAGCCACCTGTTTGAGTCTTCTGGAGAAATTTGTACGCGTAGTATGGTGAAAGAGCTCGGTACACATGTGGATTCCAGTGAATGATGTTGTAGAGCCCTATGATGCTGATGCAGAGAAGCCACAAGCAAACGATGGGTGCGAAAAGAAAGCCGACCCGGTGTGTGCCGTAGTGTTGCAGGGTGAATAAACCCACCAATATAGCGCATGTCACCGGTAGCAATATATCTGAAAAAACCAACATGTCACTACTCACAAACCCTCAACACAATattcagaagaagaagacatcaaaacAGAAAACAGCAAGTATTAAATGAATTTCTGGAAAATTTATTCAGTCTGAATCCAAAAACGTTAGCACCCACAAATCGGTATTGAGCAATCATAAACGAAAGCAGAGCAAGCAATTGGCTTACATTCGTGCTGCTCATTGTCCAGCTCCAGCTCCAGCCCGGAAACCGCCGAGAACACTgcaacagagaggaacaagaaggcGTCAGGCTCTGACATAGCATCAGCCAATGCAACACCAAGAGCGTAACTGAATCtctgaggaaggaggaggagggaggagggagcgaCCAGAGACGGCAGGGGTGAGCACGCCGTCGCCGATGACCATGCACGTCCCGAGCAGAGCGAGCAGCAGCAGCATCCTCTGCAGGACCCTGTGCCGCTCCAGCGCGGCGCGCACGGCCGAGAGGGGCGCGGGCGGCGATGCGCCCTCGCGCCGGGCCGCGAGCTCGTCGCCGTCGGGGAGGAGCCCCGCGCGGACGCGGCGGCATATGAGGGAGTAGAGCGCGAAGGTGCCGCCCTCGCCGTGGTCGTCGGCGCGGAGCACGAAGAAGACGTACTTGAGGAGCGGGATCAGGGTCAACGTCCAGAAGACGAGGGATAGCACGCCGTAGATCTCCTCGTTCCCCGCGGAATGCTCGATGTCCCCGCCGGCGAAGGCGCTCTTGAACACGTACAGCGGCGACGTCGCCACGTCGCCGTACACCACCCCGAGGCTCTGGTACGCCAGCAGCAGCTCCGCGCTCCACGGCTGCAGCCGCCGTCATGAAAGAAACCAAAGAAACCGCCGTCACCGTGGTGCCCCCGACCCGAAACCAGACCAAACAAACACCGAATCTTCCAAACGAATCCAAGAAACCGGCGGGGCCCTGCCCTACTCACCTTCCTGCGCGCCGCcctcgccgcaccgccgccgctcTCCGCGTCCATTGCTCTGCCTCTCCCGGTCGCTGGCTCACGCGCGCGTCACGCTGCCCAACTTCCAACCGCCAGGCGTGCAAGTTGCCACCTTCGCCGCGCCCATGCGCGCGCGCGCCACTCCCGCAGCAGCACGGACCTCGAATCGGGAGCGGAGAAGACAAGAtttcggcagcagcagcagcagcaggcaaaTTCTGTTTTGGCAGGATCTCTCGGTGTGGACTTTGTAGCGCAGAGCAGCGGAAGCAAGCCACGCACGCTCCCTTCTTGTAGCTTCTCGCTCGCAAGAACAAGTGAACAACTACCAACTCGTGTCCCGGCCCGGCTCGCCGCCCCTCACCACGCGGTAGAAAAGCAGCCCGAAACCACCATTAAAAAACCTGAGGCGCATGGCGCACGCTAAGCCGCTAGGACAGGAAAAGTGACCATTTGGAAGAAGCGAGCAGGCCAACGAGAGGAGACGACTGCCTGCGCAATTATACTCCTCTACCAACCCCTTTGATCCCTTCCGAGAATCAAGAGAGCGAGGCTTCTACTTATGGCCGCGGAGGTCAGCGAGCACTGACGATTGGCCGGAATCGCGGGGGCGGGTGTCAGGTGGTGTGCAGCCGTATCGGGCGCAAGTTGATCTGCGGTCGCTCTTTTTAGGTTCTTGTATGAGTAGTGGGATCGATCTCTGGCTGTGGCTATCGCTGCCAAAGGCGGGTCTTGCTTTTCCACGATGGAATTCACCTGCCACTTCGTCGTCTGCTTCTTTCGTGTGATCTGGTGATGccttcttcaaaaggaaaacgtcaTTCTCTCCCGTCCATGAAAGTCATGGCGGTCGAATTGCTGAGATGAATTAGATGATAGGCGTAATAATCCATTAAAACCCCATTGAATGTGAATCAATGTGGCAACGCTGGAAAATGGCGTCCCGATTTGAAGATGGCCTCTCTGGCGTAGTAACGTGGTCAAGTTTCTGGCATTTGTGCGCGGATTATTTGGGCGTCCTTTTTATGAAAGTCAAAGCGGAAATAAACCGGGGATCTGCTTAGTCTAATGGCGAACTGACAGCTCTTGGCGGAGACAAGAAGGGTCTCTTTCTGAGTTTGGTTCGCGGCAGGCAGTGAAGGATAACTTGGATTGGATGCTGATGCCCGTACGGCGGCTCGGTGTAGCGGAAGCAAGGAGCCACGGAACGCGTGCGTTCGTACGTGCGGAAAAGGACAACGGATGATGGAACAGGGGCACCAATCTCATCCGTTCGCCTGGATCCGTCTGTGGACGGTAGCGAAATGGTCGGCTGTAAAAATTGAAGTCCTGTACTCCTAATGCATTTTTTTAGTCCACCGGCTTAGTTTTGTTTTTGTGTGTTTCCTATGCGTAAATTGCCTGAATTTTCAAAAGGTAGGCGGCGTGGCTGCCCGCGGTGTCAACTTTGAAAGGGAGAAATGGTGTTTGCAGGGTCGGCTGGAGGCTTTTCGTTTTGATACCGCTTGGATTAGGTGGAGCACCAGGTTAAGATGAGGACGCCGCGATCGCGAAGGAGAGGAAGAAGCTTGACTAGTTTGAGTACCAGGGTGGGTGAGGGGAGGGGTGAGGGGAGTTGACGTGTGATGTGTCCAAGATGGCACTCCAATCCATGCCGTCGTCGGATCCCCCGGCGAGGCAACAGGGGAAGGTAACGCAACGAGGGAGATCGAAGTGTTGAGGGAGAGCATGCCGCGGGATCTCGAGGCGTCGTGGGATGGAGGCGGTGATGGCAAGTGGTGGCGTTGGTAGTACGGAGGGGGAGCGTGCCTCACAAAAATGCATGGGACATGCTAGATCAACGGTGTGTCGGCGTCCACCATGCTAAGCGGACACATGACGAGCCCACTCATTACTTCCCTTGTGTCTTATTGCGGGCCATAGACGGCGGCGAGAGAGCAGCAACATTGTCGCCACAATTGCATCAGGTGGACACGGTAGGGCTTGGGTGGCGGAGTAGTTGGTCTAAAGATTAGTGGGGGAAGTGGGTTGTTTGGGTGGGGCCCGCATGTTCAGGCTGACATGACGAATGGTCTAGACATCCCCATTTCACCCCAAGTTTAGGCTTGCTTTGTGAGACTCTAGACAAACAATCTAGAGGTTTGGGCCGAGTTTTGGGAGCCCGTTGGAGGGCAAATTTTGATTGTACTGACTGGAATTGACAATTGGAGTGGTCTAGGGAGCCCGTTAAGGATAGCTCGCTAGAACCCGATGGaaatgcatgcacgcactagtgAGGAACCAACTCCGATGAACTTGATAAGGTCTCGCCACTACATGACATAAGAAAAGTGATTGTTGTGGGAGGAGCAAATTTAAGAAAGCCTTTGCACCACCTGACTATGTGCTAATTGCGATGTGTGACACTCTAGCATCCAATGTCGAGGAGAATATCATTGTAGATACAACACGACGACAGTCCGCCCACCAGTTCCAAAGTTGATGCCCGGCATACCAATACACACCCTCAAGATACAACATCGCACGACCACTACACCtaataacccaagatgcacatggcAACAACAACTTATAGACCATGTCGTCATACCAAGATCGGGTATTGCCAACCTACAATATAGTTAAACCACCCCCACTAGGAATTGTCACCCAAGCCCACAACCCAGATGCGCCCCTAGCCCAAAATCACCATTCACACTATGTTATTGCTGCCCCCTACCCCTCTAGGGTTGCCCTTGCAAACCTTCCTCGGGCCGTCATCTTTGAGGATACTCATGGAGCACCCTGGGGTCGTGGCCCCACTTCCACTTCGCTAAGAGTAGGAAAAAGACTCGCGATAGATGcgagcaagccctccaaggagacaacTGAAAATGTGTGAATAGAAAAATGCAGGAGTGACATCTACTCATACATTTTGAGTTCCTCTATTTCAAACGGGGCCTAAGTCCAAAATAACCCTGCTTGATTTAACTGCATTGTTGGTaaatgtagtagaaaacaaaaagaaCACTCTATGAATCAATTTCTTATGATCATTACGAAGATGCAAGTATCGATTAGATATAGATTGGATCAGTCACCAACTAACGCATCAGAGAGGAGAGCTGGTTAAGTGAGTtgatgcagatccccgcagctaggatttacaaccaccCAACCATGAGATTTTTCTCCCTCGAACAGTCCCTTGAACAAAGATCGAAAGCACGATCTCCTTGTGGATTGCACACATACGAGATTATCGATCCAGCAGCGCTTCGCTGTAAGTTGCATGttttcggtgtcaaaactggcagatctcgggtagggggggccccaagctgtgtgtctaaggatcgatggtaacaatggacaaagggacacaatgtttacccaggtccgggccctcttaaaggaggtaaaaccctacgtcttgcttgattgtattcgatgagtataggggttacaagagttgatctacctcgagatcgtaatggctaaaccctagattgtCTAGTCTATGAATGTTATCATCCAGTCTCCggtctaagccctccggtttatatagacaccggaggggcatagggttgtacagagtcggtttacagagaaaggaaacagtATATCCGGACGCTTAATCTTGTTGTTCACACATACaagagtcccaaccggacacgggagGCGGCCTTCTTCTTTTATCtcgacagcccatcagtccggcccatattgaatagaccggacgcccgaggaccccttagtccaggactcccttagtagcccctgaactagtcttcaatGATGACGTGTTCggtacgcagattgtcttcgacatcgcaaggcgggttcctctccttgAATACCACATATCAGCTTTCCCTTCACAAAAGAACTATATCCGCCTTTTTATAATTAACACAAGCCTTAACCGCGAAGGCAAAATATATAAAAATCAGGAATATtgtctttactgacaacttttttgggTGAAGCGTCAGACTTGGCTCTTAAGTATTTTTGAACCGTTTTCACACTGCTCGTTTCATGTTTCTAGGTCGAGCCCCCTTGGCCCGTCTTGTCGAAATAGAGATCATGcccacttattacgggattctcatcaatgggatttgggtaacccaaccgacCACGGCGCACGCTCTCATCGGGAATGGGAGAGTTTTAAGGCATAAGTGGGGGGACGGTTGGCATTTCTACTTCCTATAAGAGGGCAAAATATTCCTCCTTTCTACCCCACGCCTTCCTCCAGCCTCTGCCTCCCAAtctctcaagctccagcgcccgaaAAAAGTTCTCATCttcctcaccaccaccacctcctccagtcATGGCCGGGTCAggctccaagggcaagtgggaggcctccttcgTCACGGAGAAGGACGTGAAGAATCTCCAGAGCGCGGGGTACTTGGCCGTAGATACTGCGGACATGCTCCCCGACGAGGGCCAAATCATCCCCACTCCGGTGCCTGGAGAAAGGGTTGTCTTCCTCCCCCATTTTCTTAGAGGGctagggtttccaatccaccctttcgtccgtgacctcatgttctactacgggctagatttccatgatctagccccgaattctttcctccacatatcggcgttcatcatcatgtgtgaggctctactccgcatcccaccacacttcgtcctatggctcaaaatcttcaacgtgaagccgaaggtggtcgacgaaCAGCAAGCGGACTGCGGCGGGGCCATGATAAGGAAGCTGCCCAACGCcacatggcccaagggggccttcatCGAGACCATCAAGGTCtagcagcaggagtggttttacatcaccgagccccgTCGCGCCAATTGGGCGGAAATTCCgaagttcagatccggacccccccccccacgaGGCTCACTTCGTGGACCGCTAAGGGCTTTGACTAGGAGTCCCAGACGAAGGTGCAGACACTGCAGAAGCGCATCACCAACATGCTGGGGAAAACGCCGGTCTCACCAATGTGGTGCAAATCAAGCTCTTCCGCCGCATCCTCCCCTACCAACGCCGGGCctcccatatgtgggagttcaatccgaaggagCCGTGGACCCTGAAGCGCTTCTTCGGCACCACGCACGAAGGaatatggaagctgctcttcaaggcctagaagagctggcccatggagaccgaaAATGTCGGGCTCGACGTCGAGAATCCGGCCACTCCGGTAAGTATTAACCTTTCCGATAATGTGTCCGCTCAATATTTTTGATCAACAGGAATCTTATCAGCTCACTTCTTCATAGCGCTGGACAGCAAAGGCGAAGTGGATCAACAGTCCAGCTCCACTGCCCGAAGACACAACCACTCCCcaactgacggagatgctggtcctggcgctctaccaggcaccgaagaagaagggcaaggagcccAAGGGCGGCCCCCGCCACGGAGGTCCTTCGGACGCCGTGTCCAGAGAGACTGAGATCGTCTCCTCTCATGAGGAAGACGAGGACAAAGAGGAGTAGGAGGTGGAAAGCGACTCCCCCCCCCCGCAagttgaggaggaagaagaggacgaccTCCAAGAACCCGGAGGGGGCGACACTAAAGAGGGGGGAAATTACCCTCTCAGTCAGTTCTGACTCAAAGTCCGAACACATCCCCAAGAGAGCCCCCAGGGCGAAGCCCTTGGCCGACTCGTAAGTATATGAGATTTCACTCTTCAGTTTCCGCTTACCTACCTTTGTCATATAAGCTATAATATTGTTTGCTTTTCAGTCCCCCTCGCGATATTCCGAACACCTCATCTTCGTCGAGGAACTCTCTGGCGCCTGAGCAGGCGTAGAGTGAAGCTCCGTCACGAGCCCCCTTGCCTACCGCCATGGAGGACATCGAGGTGTTATCCCGAAGGACTCCTCCTGGCCAA
It contains:
- the LOC119337397 gene encoding potassium transporter 24-like encodes the protein MDAESGGGAARAARRKPWSAELLLAYQSLGVVYGDVATSPLYVFKSAFAGGDIEHSAGNEEIYGVLSLVFWTLTLIPLLKYVFFVLRADDHGEGGTFALYSLICRRVRAGLLPDGDELAARREGASPPAPLSAVRAALERHRVLQRMLLLLALLGTCMVIGDGVLTPAVSVFSAVSGLELELDNEQHEYILLPVTCAILVGLFTLQHYGTHRVGFLFAPIVCLWLLCISIIGLYNIIHWNPHVYRALSPYYAYKFLQKTQTGGWMSLGGILLCVTGSEAMYADLGHFSQSSIKIAFTSLVYPALILAYMGQAAYISRHHNFENINHIGFYVSVPEKIRWPVLVIAILAAVIGSQAVITGTFSIIKQCCSLSCFPKVKIVHTSSTVHGQIYIPEINWILMILCLAVTIGFRDTKHLTNAQGLAIITVMLVTTCLMSLVIVLCWNKSIVFSLVFLLFFGAIEVLYFSASLVKFREGAWVPIMLSLFFMIIMCVWHYGTIKKYEFDVENKVSISWLLNLGPSLGIVRVRGIGLIHTELMSGIPAIFSHFVTNLPAFHQVLVFLCIKSVPIPHIRPEERFWVGRVGPKQYRLYRVVVRYGYRDVPKDDIEFEKDLVCSIAEFIRCGDSDDQNGLLDGATDHTSERLSSITKGLPFQEDDDSEINGSDTSILSTGKETYQNAVGPKAKRVRFALPKDAQIDSEVRSELQELTDAREAGMSFITGRAHMKAKSGSGLVKKIAINCIYEFLRRNSRGSATAANIPHASTLEVGMVCQV